From a region of the Methanolobus tindarius DSM 2278 genome:
- a CDS encoding 30S ribosomal protein S13 — MADEEIRHLVRIMNTDLQGSQPVMYALTGIRGIGLRTSRIIVDSTGIDPKETIGYLSDEDVAKLDDAIANFEKNIPTWMLNRCEDPLTGDDKHLLGQDIIMTLREDLNNLKKVRAYRGLRHERGLKVRGQRTKSTGRRGSTIGVSKKK, encoded by the coding sequence ATGGCAGATGAAGAAATAAGACACTTAGTCCGTATTATGAATACTGACCTTCAGGGTAGTCAGCCTGTAATGTACGCGCTGACAGGTATTCGTGGTATTGGACTCAGAACATCACGAATTATAGTTGACAGTACGGGTATTGACCCAAAAGAAACAATCGGTTACCTTTCCGATGAGGATGTTGCAAAGCTCGATGATGCTATTGCTAATTTCGAGAAGAACATTCCAACCTGGATGCTTAACAGATGTGAAGACCCATTAACCGGAGATGACAAACATCTTCTTGGTCAGGACATCATTATGACCCTCAGGGAAGACCTGAACAACCTCAAGAAGGTCAGAGCTTACCGTGGTCTCAGGCACGAGAGAGGTCTTAAGGTCAGAGGTCAGAGAACAAAGTCCACAGGAAGGCGTGGCTCAACCATTGGCGTAAGCAAGAAGAAATAA
- a CDS encoding 30S ribosomal protein S4, with the protein MGYPGKKRKSYDTPKHPWQAARMATEVELLKKYGLRNKKELWKAVSILRRYRADARRILAESAETELSGHLKTESDQILARLIRFSVLPSDANIDDILALQTESILERRLQTQVYRLGLARTPKQARQFITHGHIAINGQKATVPGILISKEEEMQIDYYGNSPLTNESHAERPAQIATSVAGKEE; encoded by the coding sequence ATGGGATATCCAGGTAAAAAAAGAAAGAGTTACGATACTCCAAAACACCCATGGCAAGCTGCCAGGATGGCCACTGAAGTAGAACTCCTCAAGAAGTACGGTCTCCGTAATAAGAAGGAACTCTGGAAAGCAGTCAGTATTCTCAGAAGATACAGAGCAGATGCCCGTAGAATTCTTGCAGAATCCGCTGAAACTGAACTTTCCGGTCACCTTAAGACTGAATCAGATCAGATCCTTGCAAGACTCATAAGGTTCTCAGTTCTCCCATCTGATGCAAATATTGATGACATTCTTGCACTTCAGACCGAATCAATTCTTGAGCGCAGGTTGCAGACTCAGGTTTACAGACTTGGACTTGCAAGAACTCCAAAACAGGCAAGACAGTTTATCACACACGGTCACATTGCTATCAATGGGCAGAAAGCAACTGTTCCAGGAATACTTATCTCCAAAGAAGAAGAGATGCAGATTGATTACTATGGTAACTCGCCTCTGACAAACGAGTCACACGCAGAAAGACCTGCACAGATTGCTACATCAGTAGCAGGAAAGGAGGAGTAA
- a CDS encoding 30S ribosomal protein S11, which translates to MATNGIWGVAHIKCSFNNTIITVTDITGAETIAKSSGGMVVKAARDESSPYTAMQMASQLADTLKDKGIEGVHIKVRAPGGNKQRSPGPGAQAAIRAFARAGIKIGRIQDVTPVPHDGTRPKGGRRA; encoded by the coding sequence ATGGCAACAAACGGAATCTGGGGTGTAGCACACATAAAATGCTCATTCAACAACACAATTATTACTGTAACTGATATCACAGGTGCAGAGACCATCGCCAAATCATCTGGTGGAATGGTTGTAAAGGCAGCACGTGATGAAAGTTCACCTTATACAGCTATGCAGATGGCAAGTCAGCTTGCAGATACTCTTAAGGACAAGGGAATTGAGGGAGTTCACATCAAGGTGCGTGCACCAGGTGGAAACAAACAGAGAAGCCCAGGTCCTGGAGCTCAGGCTGCAATCAGGGCATTTGCCAGGGCAGGTATCAAGATCGGAAGGATACAGGATGTAACACCTGTACCACATGATGGTACACGTCCAAAAGGCGGTAGAAGAGCATAA